One window from the genome of Pseudalkalibacillus hwajinpoensis encodes:
- a CDS encoding YidH family protein, translating into MENKKADGRVQQLLANERTFLAWVRTSIAIIGIGFLTASLHFTRAAGERADDQVAVFISFSSLFFGLLTIAGGAVQFYRTKKRIMKFEVPSSSWIVVFLLIVVLLMIALIATYFIIQINWYS; encoded by the coding sequence GTGGAAAATAAAAAGGCAGATGGACGTGTGCAACAGTTATTAGCGAATGAGCGCACGTTTCTAGCATGGGTTCGAACTTCTATTGCGATCATTGGTATTGGTTTTCTAACAGCAAGCTTACATTTTACTAGAGCTGCTGGAGAGAGAGCTGATGATCAGGTCGCCGTGTTCATTAGTTTCTCATCTTTATTTTTTGGATTATTAACGATCGCCGGAGGAGCGGTGCAGTTCTACCGAACGAAAAAACGCATTATGAAATTTGAGGTTCCTTCTTCTTCATGGATTGTTGTGTTTCTTCTTATAGTAGTGTTGTTAATGATTGCACTGATCGCCACGTATTTTATTATTCAAATCAATTGGTATTCTTAA
- a CDS encoding metal-sensitive transcriptional regulator, which translates to MQYDKAVMNRLKRIEGQIRGVIQMMEQEKSCEDIVNQLSATRSGIDRSIGLIVSSNLEQCLHQQIEQGESTDDVVKEAVNLLVRSR; encoded by the coding sequence ATGCAATACGATAAAGCAGTTATGAATCGATTGAAGCGAATTGAAGGACAAATTCGCGGTGTTATCCAGATGATGGAACAAGAGAAAAGCTGTGAAGACATTGTAAATCAGCTTTCTGCCACTCGTTCTGGTATCGATCGTTCGATTGGATTAATTGTAAGTTCAAATCTTGAACAGTGTCTTCACCAACAGATTGAACAGGGAGAATCTACTGATGATGTTGTGAAGGAAGCTGTTAATCTTTTAGTAAGAAGTCGATAA
- a CDS encoding sulfurtransferase TusA family protein produces the protein MIQTDHVLDAKGLACPMPIVKTKKMMKDLESGVVLEILATDKGSKADLKAWADKVGHHYLGTIEEGDVLKHYLRKASDGETTLEQSHPHVISNADLTAKLSDDEMTIVDVREPAEYAFSHLPNAISLPLGDLDNRMAELDKGKKIYVVCRTGTRSDLAAQKLSENGYDVINVVPGMSEWDGPTTSDL, from the coding sequence ATGATACAAACTGATCACGTACTCGATGCAAAGGGCCTAGCGTGCCCGATGCCAATTGTGAAAACGAAGAAAATGATGAAGGATCTTGAATCAGGAGTCGTTCTTGAAATTCTAGCAACAGATAAAGGATCAAAAGCAGATCTTAAGGCATGGGCTGACAAAGTAGGGCATCACTATCTTGGAACAATTGAAGAAGGTGACGTTTTGAAACATTATCTTCGTAAGGCTTCAGATGGTGAGACGACACTTGAGCAGAGTCATCCACATGTGATTTCAAATGCAGATCTTACAGCTAAACTCTCAGATGATGAAATGACGATCGTTGACGTAAGAGAACCAGCAGAATATGCGTTCAGTCACCTTCCAAATGCGATTTCTTTGCCACTTGGCGATTTAGATAACCGTATGGCAGAGTTAGATAAAGGGAAGAAGATTTATGTAGTTTGTCGTACAGGTACAAGAAGCGATCTTGCGGCTCAAAAGTTATCTGAAAATGGCTATGATGTGATCAATGTTGTGCCAGGAATGTCCGAGTGGGATGGTCCTACTACATCTGATCTTTAG
- a CDS encoding DsrE/DsrF/DrsH-like family protein, whose protein sequence is MSEQKKTTIVLFSGDYDKAMAAYIIANGAAAYDHEVTIFHTFWGLNALRKDQQVEVNKGFLEKMFGKMMPRGADKMGLSKMNYGGMGKKMIKNVIKKHNVTELPQLIELAQEQEVKLVACTMTMDLLGLQKDELLEEIEYAGVAAYLGDAEDGNVNLFI, encoded by the coding sequence ATGAGTGAACAAAAGAAAACAACGATTGTCCTATTTAGTGGAGATTACGACAAAGCAATGGCTGCCTACATTATCGCGAATGGTGCCGCCGCATATGACCATGAGGTAACCATTTTCCATACATTCTGGGGGTTAAACGCTCTTAGGAAAGATCAGCAAGTTGAAGTCAATAAAGGGTTCCTAGAGAAAATGTTTGGCAAAATGATGCCCCGCGGTGCTGATAAAATGGGTCTTTCAAAAATGAACTATGGTGGAATGGGTAAGAAGATGATTAAGAACGTCATTAAGAAGCACAATGTAACAGAACTTCCGCAGCTGATTGAGCTTGCGCAAGAACAGGAAGTGAAGCTCGTTGCTTGTACGATGACAATGGATCTTTTAGGTCTTCAAAAGGATGAGCTGCTAGAAGAAATCGAGTATGCAGGTGTTGCTGCATATCTAGGCGACGCTGAAGATGGTAACGTCAATCTCTTCATTTAA
- a CDS encoding rhodanese-like domain-containing protein: MELLLIAVIVIAGWFIYKKVGPGKGVTTITSEEAKRKFGDRNVQFIDVRTPGEYKGQKVKQFKNMPLNELSKRTKELDPNKEVVVICQSGMRSSKACGELKRQGFTAVSNVRGGMNMWK; the protein is encoded by the coding sequence ATGGAACTTTTGCTAATAGCTGTCATTGTGATAGCTGGATGGTTCATTTATAAAAAGGTAGGACCAGGAAAAGGTGTAACAACGATCACCTCTGAAGAAGCAAAAAGGAAGTTTGGCGATCGCAATGTTCAATTTATTGATGTTCGTACACCTGGTGAATATAAAGGTCAAAAAGTGAAGCAATTTAAAAATATGCCGCTCAACGAACTTAGCAAACGCACAAAAGAACTGGATCCTAATAAAGAAGTCGTCGTGATTTGTCAAAGTGGAATGAGAAGTTCAAAAGCTTGCGGAGAATTGAAGAGACAAGGATTCACGGCTGTATCGAATGTTCGCGGCGGAATGAATATGTGGAAATAG
- a CDS encoding rhodanese-like domain-containing protein produces MSGYVKDVTPTEVNNMLKENKSISIVDVRGPEEVAEGKIPGAYNLPVNELQGRMNELDKDTEHIIVCRSGGRSSMASMVLKSNGYSVLNMTGGMLEWTGETE; encoded by the coding sequence ATGTCTGGTTATGTAAAAGATGTAACGCCAACTGAAGTGAATAACATGTTGAAGGAAAATAAATCAATTAGTATTGTCGATGTTCGCGGACCAGAAGAGGTGGCAGAAGGAAAGATTCCTGGTGCCTACAATCTACCGGTTAATGAATTACAGGGAAGAATGAATGAGCTTGATAAGGATACGGAGCATATTATCGTCTGCCGATCAGGTGGCAGAAGCAGCATGGCTTCTATGGTTCTAAAATCAAACGGGTATTCCGTGTTAAATATGACAGGCGGCATGCTTGAATGGACTGGAGAAACAGAATAA